A genomic segment from Streptomyces sp. NBC_01233 encodes:
- a CDS encoding non-ribosomal peptide synthetase, translating to MSTSSISRAELLKRRLRGLAKAAQDDGITPVARGEALPLSFAQRRLWLLDQIQPGSTEFLMPLRLRLRGELDGAALRRALDEVVARHEVLRTRYATGDGEPVQVIDGPGPSAFTFLDLRGTGREAAEHRLAELENEAGARPFDLAAEQPLRALLVRLADDDHVLLLTIHHIAFDGWSEAILLTELDQLYQAFAAGLPSPLARPPVQYADFAVWQRQRLSGARLAEQLDHWRRALAGLEPLELPTDRPRGPVRSTDGASVAFTVPAESAELLVQLGRRHGATPFMVFLAAYQLLLGRYSGQHDVVVGSPLAGRDESATHEMIGLFVNMVVLRTDLSGEPSFVDLLARVRETALDAYEHQETPFEQLVDELAPVRDASRTPIFQAVFQLETRDPAARAGLAAEPESVAWSVAKYDLGLSLGTRPDGSLSGRLDYATALFDTETAQRLVGHYLRLLASIAADPDARVSGLELLTSAERERLTARHDAARDYPTAPSLAEAFQAWAERTPDATAASYDGAALTYADLNARANRLAHRLRSIGVAPDSLVGVRLDRGLDLVVALLGVLKSGAGYLPLDPGQPADRLAYILDDAAVTVVVSRDEVPGDGVTTVAPEADPADWPDTDPAPVAGPDHTAYVIYTSGSTGRPKGVPVTHRNVLRLLASCAADFDFGPDDVWTLFHSYAFDFSVWELWGALLHGGRVVVVPFATSRSPQDFLALLVAERVTVLNQTPSAFRGLIEAVNAADLAPDALSLRKVVFGGEALDVAELAPWFDRFGDTTPALVNMYGITETTVHVTYHQVSAAETTGARRSPIGRPLGDLRVYVLDEELNPVPIGVPGQLHVSGAGLARGYLGRAALTADRFGPDPYATVPGARMYRTGDLARYGVDGGLEFLGRADDQVKIRGYRIEPGEIEAAVTGHPGVEKSVVLAHRRPGDRESRLVAYYTTTAGRLAGVAELRDHLSRVLPAYMVPAVFVPLDVLPVTANGKTDRRALPDPDVHRALAEEEHIAPRTPIEQVMAESWAEVLGLPRVGVRDNFFALGGDSIRAIRVVGALRPRGIELTVQDLLVHQTLETLARYAESAGPATEVSPEERRVAPFALLSPEDRAKLPTGLADAYPMSMVQAAMVYQMVSDRDTSPYHNITLFPFTDDAPFSLPAMRAAAALLARRHEILRTSFDLSGYQEPLQLVHTTGAVEVGFDDLRPLGQAGAAEAVERFTEETRRAPFDITRAPMLRFHVHLTADDRWTFSFIECHAILDGWSHHSLITEVMADYRAIRDGREPAPAPTDTVRFADHIALELDSLASEADRAFWQDRTGRFDRVELPESWAAAPGSGELPYLITVPFRDLEPGLRRLAAAAGAPLKSVLFAAHLKALSVVSGSHRFHTGLVCNGRLETRGGESVRGMHLNTLPLGVELTGATWAELVGQVFAEEVAAWPHRRFPLPEMQREWGAGTPLVEVAFTYLDFHILDRSRIESANVVDVSPNEFGLDVWTFPGVLYISGQPARISRANGQRLAGTYRRILAAMAADPAGDARGTALDETEAQRLLSFAAGPDAGYPYECLHELFERQVGRTPDAVALRCADGSTVSYTELNSRANRLARHLRSLGVDRESRVGVLLRRGPELVVALLGVLKAGAAYLPLDPGHPAPRLAALLAETRAALVLSQSELAELLADGPARVLLLDGEVPLGDRSPENLGRTADPDGLAYIVYTSGSTGTPKGVMIEHRNLVNYVSWCLGGYTPLGGTGAPLYSSMAFDLPVTSLFPALLSGQPVTITKDDGTPGIDALVAELERGGFGLLKLTPSHLALLNQSLSPEAVRHAAGRLIAGGEELTRDMVSSWAEHAPDTVVDNEYGPTETTVGCSHLEATAAELEAGVLPIGRPFANTTMRVLDRNLELVPVGVVGELYIGGAQLARGYVERPELTAERFVPDPYASEAGQRLYRTGDLAKYREDGVLEFAGRVDHQVKIRGYRIELGEIEAALRGHADLRDVAVRVHTTLGGEKELVAYLVPAEGAEIDTAGLPSQLARTLPPYLVPSGYLVLDDLPMTASGKVDAAALPEFAGPASTRSYRAPRTSVENVLARAWAKALGLPRVGIDDSFVELGGHSLTVMRVIVKLRTEHGIRLSFQDFYRHRTVAELARVVADSETAEAGTGSCGTETADAIVWLRREGTRPPLFCVHPGSAHWFAQLAEHLDEDQPVGVFEWPGLTRPCPAPESIEQIAELNLAELRRAAPTGPYRLLGWCGGSQITTEMARRLYEAGEDVTFLLLDPALDTYERENMREFMDTFLRAEALLARLAVAGEDEVDEIQRQAHAVLNVIVDDGEIDPPVPGDDFWPSRVRVWRELLQTRLNYRHRAYPGKLHLLAGDELAAGQHEVAIGVSFADFTSRWAELADGGLEVYRVSGNHLGVLRAPHVGEVAEVLTRLMDTGKQQTEMADRQEVQKEVH from the coding sequence TGCCCACCGACCGCCCGCGCGGGCCCGTCCGCTCGACCGACGGTGCCAGTGTCGCCTTCACCGTGCCGGCCGAGTCGGCCGAGCTCCTGGTCCAGCTGGGCCGGCGGCACGGGGCGACCCCGTTCATGGTCTTCCTGGCCGCCTACCAGCTGCTGCTCGGCCGCTACAGCGGGCAGCACGACGTGGTGGTCGGCAGTCCGCTGGCCGGCCGGGACGAGTCGGCCACGCACGAGATGATCGGCCTGTTCGTCAACATGGTGGTGCTGCGCACCGACCTCTCCGGCGAGCCGTCCTTCGTGGATCTGCTGGCCCGGGTACGGGAGACCGCGCTCGACGCCTACGAGCACCAGGAGACCCCGTTCGAGCAGCTGGTCGACGAGTTGGCGCCCGTGCGCGACGCGTCCCGCACCCCGATCTTCCAAGCGGTCTTCCAGCTGGAGACCAGGGATCCCGCCGCCCGGGCCGGCCTGGCCGCCGAGCCCGAGTCGGTCGCCTGGAGCGTGGCCAAGTACGACCTGGGGCTGTCCCTGGGCACCCGCCCGGACGGTTCGCTGTCGGGCCGGCTCGACTACGCCACCGCGCTGTTCGACACGGAGACCGCGCAGCGGCTGGTCGGCCACTATCTACGCCTCCTGGCGAGCATCGCCGCCGACCCGGACGCCCGGGTGAGCGGGCTGGAGCTGCTGACCAGCGCCGAGCGCGAGCGGCTGACGGCCCGGCACGACGCCGCCCGGGACTACCCGACCGCGCCGTCGCTGGCCGAGGCGTTCCAGGCCTGGGCTGAGCGCACCCCGGACGCCACCGCGGCGAGCTACGACGGCGCGGCGCTGACCTACGCCGATCTCAACGCCAGAGCCAACCGGCTGGCGCACCGGCTGCGTTCGATCGGCGTGGCACCGGATTCACTGGTCGGTGTCCGGCTCGACCGCGGCCTCGACCTGGTGGTGGCCCTGCTCGGGGTGCTCAAGTCCGGCGCCGGGTACCTCCCGCTCGACCCGGGCCAGCCGGCCGACCGGCTGGCCTACATCCTCGACGACGCCGCAGTGACCGTGGTGGTCTCCCGGGACGAGGTGCCGGGAGACGGTGTCACCACCGTGGCACCGGAGGCGGATCCGGCCGACTGGCCGGACACCGACCCGGCGCCCGTGGCCGGCCCGGACCACACCGCCTACGTCATCTACACCTCGGGCTCCACCGGCCGCCCCAAGGGCGTGCCCGTGACCCACCGCAACGTGCTGCGCCTGCTGGCCTCCTGCGCGGCCGACTTCGACTTCGGCCCCGACGACGTGTGGACGCTGTTCCACTCCTACGCCTTCGACTTCTCGGTCTGGGAGCTGTGGGGCGCCCTGCTGCACGGCGGCCGGGTCGTGGTCGTGCCGTTCGCCACCTCGCGCTCCCCGCAGGATTTCCTCGCCCTGCTCGTCGCCGAGCGGGTCACCGTGCTCAACCAGACCCCGTCGGCCTTCCGGGGCCTGATCGAGGCCGTCAACGCCGCCGATCTGGCACCGGACGCGCTCTCGCTGCGGAAGGTGGTGTTCGGCGGCGAGGCCCTGGACGTGGCCGAGCTGGCGCCCTGGTTCGACCGCTTCGGCGACACCACCCCGGCGCTGGTCAACATGTACGGGATCACCGAGACCACCGTGCATGTGACGTACCATCAGGTCAGTGCAGCCGAGACCACGGGCGCCCGCCGCAGCCCGATCGGCCGGCCGCTCGGCGACCTGCGCGTGTACGTGCTGGACGAGGAGCTCAACCCGGTGCCGATCGGCGTGCCCGGCCAACTCCACGTCTCCGGAGCGGGGCTGGCCCGCGGCTACCTGGGCCGGGCGGCGCTGACCGCCGACCGGTTCGGCCCGGACCCGTACGCGACGGTGCCGGGCGCGCGGATGTACCGCACCGGCGACCTGGCGCGCTACGGCGTGGACGGTGGCCTGGAGTTCCTCGGCCGGGCCGACGACCAGGTCAAGATCCGCGGTTACCGGATCGAGCCCGGCGAGATCGAGGCGGCCGTCACCGGCCACCCCGGGGTGGAGAAGAGTGTGGTGCTCGCCCATCGCCGTCCGGGGGACCGCGAGTCGCGGCTGGTCGCCTACTACACCACCACAGCAGGCCGGCTGGCCGGTGTGGCGGAGCTGCGCGACCACCTCAGCCGGGTGCTGCCCGCCTACATGGTGCCCGCGGTCTTCGTCCCGCTGGACGTGCTCCCGGTGACCGCCAACGGGAAGACCGACCGCCGGGCGCTGCCCGATCCGGACGTCCACCGGGCGCTCGCGGAGGAGGAGCACATCGCCCCGAGAACACCCATCGAGCAGGTGATGGCGGAGAGCTGGGCCGAGGTGCTCGGCCTGCCCCGGGTGGGTGTGCGGGACAACTTCTTCGCCCTCGGTGGGGATTCGATCCGGGCGATCCGGGTTGTGGGCGCGCTGCGCCCGCGCGGGATCGAACTGACCGTGCAGGACCTGCTGGTGCACCAGACCCTCGAGACCCTGGCCCGGTACGCCGAGTCGGCCGGGCCGGCCACCGAGGTCAGCCCCGAGGAGCGGCGGGTCGCCCCGTTCGCGCTGCTCTCGCCGGAGGATCGGGCGAAGCTGCCCACCGGTCTGGCCGACGCCTACCCGATGTCCATGGTGCAGGCCGCCATGGTCTACCAGATGGTCTCGGACCGGGACACGAGCCCTTACCACAACATCACCCTCTTCCCCTTCACCGACGACGCCCCGTTCTCGCTCCCCGCGATGCGTGCGGCGGCGGCGCTGCTGGCCCGGCGGCACGAGATCCTGCGCACCTCCTTCGATCTCTCCGGCTATCAGGAGCCGCTCCAACTCGTGCACACCACTGGCGCGGTGGAGGTCGGCTTCGACGACCTGCGCCCGCTCGGCCAGGCCGGGGCGGCGGAGGCCGTCGAGCGGTTCACCGAGGAGACCCGGAGGGCCCCGTTCGACATCACCCGGGCCCCGATGCTCCGCTTCCACGTGCACCTGACCGCCGACGACCGTTGGACCTTCTCGTTCATCGAGTGCCACGCCATCCTCGACGGCTGGAGCCACCACTCGCTGATCACCGAGGTGATGGCGGACTACCGGGCGATCCGGGACGGGCGTGAACCCGCCCCCGCCCCCACCGACACCGTCCGCTTTGCCGACCACATCGCGTTGGAGCTGGACTCGCTGGCCTCCGAGGCGGACCGCGCGTTCTGGCAGGACCGGACCGGCCGGTTCGACCGGGTCGAGCTGCCGGAGAGCTGGGCCGCCGCACCGGGCTCGGGCGAGCTGCCGTACCTGATCACCGTCCCGTTCCGGGACTTGGAGCCAGGGCTGCGCCGACTGGCCGCCGCCGCCGGGGCCCCACTCAAGAGCGTTCTGTTCGCCGCCCACCTGAAGGCGCTCAGCGTGGTCAGCGGCTCGCACCGGTTCCACACGGGTCTGGTCTGCAACGGGCGACTGGAGACCAGGGGCGGCGAGTCGGTGCGCGGCATGCACCTGAACACCCTGCCGCTCGGCGTCGAACTGACCGGCGCGACCTGGGCTGAACTGGTCGGCCAGGTCTTCGCCGAGGAGGTCGCGGCCTGGCCGCACCGCCGGTTCCCGCTGCCGGAGATGCAGCGCGAGTGGGGCGCCGGCACACCGCTGGTCGAAGTCGCCTTCACCTACCTCGACTTCCATATCCTGGACCGCAGCAGGATCGAGTCGGCGAACGTGGTCGACGTCAGCCCCAACGAGTTCGGGCTTGACGTCTGGACCTTCCCCGGCGTGCTGTACATCTCCGGCCAGCCCGCCCGGATCAGCCGCGCCAACGGGCAGCGGCTGGCCGGGACGTACCGCCGGATCCTGGCGGCGATGGCGGCCGACCCGGCCGGCGACGCCCGCGGCACCGCCCTCGACGAGACCGAGGCGCAGCGGCTGCTCTCCTTCGCCGCTGGGCCCGACGCGGGCTACCCGTACGAATGCCTGCACGAGCTGTTCGAGCGTCAGGTCGGCCGCACGCCGGACGCCGTCGCCCTGCGCTGCGCCGACGGCAGCACCGTCAGCTACACCGAACTGAACTCCCGAGCCAACCGGTTGGCCCGCCACCTGCGCTCACTCGGCGTCGACCGGGAGAGCCGGGTCGGCGTCCTGCTACGCCGGGGGCCCGAGCTGGTGGTCGCGCTGCTCGGCGTGCTCAAGGCGGGCGCCGCCTACCTGCCGCTCGACCCCGGCCACCCCGCGCCCCGGCTGGCCGCCCTGCTGGCCGAGACCCGGGCCGCCCTGGTGCTCTCCCAGAGCGAGTTGGCCGAACTGCTGGCCGACGGCCCGGCCCGGGTGCTGCTGCTGGACGGCGAGGTGCCGCTCGGCGACCGCTCGCCGGAGAACCTCGGCCGGACGGCGGACCCGGACGGCCTCGCCTACATCGTCTACACCTCCGGCTCCACCGGCACGCCGAAGGGCGTGATGATCGAGCACCGCAACCTGGTCAACTATGTCTCCTGGTGCCTGGGCGGCTACACCCCGCTCGGCGGCACCGGCGCGCCACTGTACTCCTCGATGGCCTTCGACCTGCCCGTCACCTCACTCTTCCCCGCGCTGCTCTCCGGGCAGCCGGTGACCATCACCAAGGACGACGGCACACCCGGGATCGACGCGCTGGTCGCCGAGTTGGAGCGAGGCGGCTTCGGTCTGCTCAAGCTGACCCCGTCGCACCTGGCCCTGCTCAACCAGTCCCTGTCGCCCGAGGCGGTCCGTCACGCGGCCGGCCGCCTGATCGCCGGCGGCGAGGAGCTGACCAGGGACATGGTTTCCAGCTGGGCGGAGCACGCACCGGACACCGTGGTCGACAACGAGTACGGACCGACCGAGACCACCGTCGGCTGCTCGCACCTGGAGGCTACCGCCGCCGAACTCGAAGCGGGTGTGCTGCCGATCGGGCGGCCCTTCGCAAACACCACGATGCGGGTGCTGGACCGGAATCTCGAACTCGTCCCGGTCGGGGTGGTGGGCGAGCTCTACATCGGCGGGGCGCAGCTGGCCCGGGGTTACGTCGAACGCCCAGAGCTGACCGCCGAGCGCTTCGTGCCGGATCCCTACGCGTCGGAGGCGGGACAACGCCTGTACCGGACGGGTGACTTGGCCAAGTACCGCGAGGACGGCGTGCTGGAGTTCGCCGGCCGGGTGGACCACCAGGTGAAGATCCGGGGGTACCGGATCGAGCTGGGCGAGATCGAGGCCGCGCTGCGCGGCCACGCCGACCTCCGCGACGTCGCCGTCCGGGTGCACACCACGCTGGGAGGCGAGAAGGAGCTGGTCGCCTACCTGGTGCCGGCCGAGGGCGCCGAGATCGACACCGCCGGGCTGCCCTCCCAACTGGCCCGGACGCTGCCGCCCTACCTGGTGCCGTCCGGCTACCTGGTGCTCGACGACCTGCCCATGACCGCGAGCGGCAAGGTGGACGCCGCCGCGCTGCCGGAGTTCGCGGGCCCGGCCTCGACGCGCAGCTACCGGGCACCGCGAACGTCGGTGGAGAACGTGCTGGCCAGGGCCTGGGCCAAGGCCCTGGGCCTGCCCAGGGTCGGGATCGACGACAGCTTCGTGGAGCTCGGCGGCCACTCGCTAACCGTGATGCGGGTGATCGTCAAACTCCGCACCGAGCACGGCATCCGGCTCTCCTTCCAGGACTTCTACCGGCACCGGACGGTGGCCGAACTGGCCCGGGTGGTGGCCGATTCCGAGACCGCGGAGGCAGGCACGGGGAGCTGCGGGACGGAGACCGCGGACGCGATCGTCTGGCTCCGCCGGGAAGGGACGAGGCCGCCACTGTTCTGCGTCCACCCCGGCAGCGCGCACTGGTTCGCCCAACTCGCCGAACACCTCGACGAGGACCAGCCGGTGGGCGTGTTCGAGTGGCCCGGGCTGACCCGCCCATGCCCCGCCCCCGAGAGCATCGAGCAGATCGCCGAACTCAACCTCGCCGAGCTGCGCCGGGCCGCACCGACCGGCCCGTACCGGCTGCTCGGCTGGTGCGGCGGCAGCCAGATCACCACCGAGATGGCCCGGCGGCTGTACGAGGCCGGCGAGGACGTCACCTTCCTCCTGCTGGACCCGGCGCTGGACACCTACGAGCGCGAGAACATGCGGGAGTTCATGGACACCTTCCTGCGGGCCGAGGCCCTGCTGGCCCGGCTCGCCGTGGCCGGCGAGGACGAGGTCGACGAGATCCAGCGGCAGGCGCACGCCGTCCTCAACGTGATCGTCGACGACGGCGAAATCGATCCGCCGGTGCCCGGAGACGACTTCTGGCCATCCCGGGTGCGGGTCTGGCGGGAGTTGCTGCAGACCCGGCTGAACTACCGGCACCGGGCCTACCCGGGGAAGCTGCACCTGCTCGCGGGTGACGAGCTGGCCGCCGGCCAGCACGAGGTCGCGATCGGCGTCAGCTTCGCCGACTTCACCAGCCGGTGGGCCGAACTGGCCGACGGCGGGCTGGAGGTGTACCGGGTGTCCGGCAACCACCTCGGGGTCCTGCGCGCGCCGCACGTCGGCGAGGTGGCCGAGGTGCTCACCCGCCTGATGGACACAGGGAAGCAGCAGACAGAGATGGCCGACCGTCAAGAAGTCCAGAAGGAAGTGCACTGA